A window of the Arachis duranensis cultivar V14167 chromosome 5, aradu.V14167.gnm2.J7QH, whole genome shotgun sequence genome harbors these coding sequences:
- the LOC107488091 gene encoding uncharacterized protein LOC107488091, with amino-acid sequence MKKWQMEILHHCHTIQPFSIFDSHPSPWRPHHPKPYSYSRISCSNNNNNFPRWDSNAEPFRRRNFNRRTEPDEQQQQRREREYWSKRRWWSDEPPDIDEGSSGGVWEEVIDSIWIFQVFKSYGWALPFIIVSFLLSTGPKAFLMALALPLGQSALQLAFEKLWGQPENKPKRKYRTRRKPRGMNGTTVDEEAEENSRMRTGRTGYQSWVVEDNNSSAADSGNRESQSFRGWDDLERSRSTSSSRMMDGSRSTRTEAGRLSRREVKSDTPLLLRLLIAIFPFLGTWTKML; translated from the exons ATGAAGAAGTGGCAAATGGAAATCCTTCACCACTGTCACACCATACAGCCCTTCTCCATATTCGATTCTCACCCTTCTCCATGGCGACCCCATCACCCAAAACCCTATTCCTACTCTCGTATTTCTTgctccaacaacaacaacaacttccCCCGGTGGGATTCCAATGCCGAACCGTTTCGCCGACGAAACTTCAACAGAAGAACCGAACCTgatgaacaacaacaacaacggcGGGAGCGAGAGTACTGGAGCAAGAGGCGGTGGTGGTCCGACGAGCCTCCCGATATTGACGAAGGAAGCAGCGGTGGGGTTTGGGAAGAAGTCATTGATAGTATTTGGATTTTCCAG GTTTTTAAATCCTATGGTTGGGCACTCCCTTTCATCATAGTATCATTTTTGCTATCTACTGGTCCAAAAGCTTTCCTGATGGCATTAGCACTTCCTCTTGGTCAGTCAGCACTTCAGTTAGCATTTGAGAAACTATGGGGACAGCCGGAGAACAAACCGAAACGCAAGTATAGGACAAGGAGGAAACCCCGTGGAATGAATGGCACCACAGTTGATGAAGAAGCAGAAGAAAACTCGAGAATGAGAACGGGGAGGACAGGCTACCAATCATGGGTTGTTGAGGACAATAATAGTTCAGCTGCTGATAGTGGGAACCGAGAATCGCAAAGCTTTAGGGGGTGGGATGACTTAGAAAGATCTAGATCAACAAGCTCATCTCGTATGATGGATGGGTCAAGAAGCACACGAACAGAAGCCGGCAGGCTGAGTAGGAGAGAAGTAAAAAGCGACACGCCGCTGCTGTTGCGATTACTTATTGCCATTTTTCCATTTTTGGGCACATGGACAAAGATGCTTTGA
- the LOC107488061 gene encoding uncharacterized protein LOC107488061 — translation MENGTLMRVSRILYRNPIVVFGGLIQFDVLSITDEASMENMFQIHRQTQMRLPQIELYVEFETVEVQNDIDIHDDKAAVDEGMNSDSEEDFEATYEAGDEDEDGDVGVEAAAENVVVYPSSSQPMDVPPFMRELDLEAMHAPEFPEYANIGIADPEDGEFRIGMEYSSRKSVVAAIRNFTISKGVDYEVYESEPRTFYAKCKMYGHGCDWLIRASLIRKKGCWKIRRYNGRHTCTIGTISQDHSKLDSDTVADAIRPLVETDPSIKVKSIIAEVQSWFNYTISYQKVWLAKQKSIANVFGGWEDSYQALPWWLSVMVQKMPGSVVQIETRPLYSGNEEAQGVKILHRVFWSFNPCIRAFRHGKPLVQVDGTHLYGKYKGTLLVAVAQDGNQNIVPIAFALVEGETADAWHFFLRNLRMYVVRKDGVGMISDRHESIRAAVNRSGDDWQPPRAWWMFCIRHIGSNFLRAFKVPHLQKLVVNIGYLRTVEVQYQL, via the exons ATGGAAAACGGTACATTAATGAGAGTGAGCAGAATTCTGTATCGAAATCCGATTGTAGTTTTTGGTGGTCTAATACAGTTTGATGTCCTTTCGATTACTGATGAAGCGAGTATGGAGAATATGTTTCAAATTCATCGGCAGACTCAGATGCGACTCCCACAGATTGAGTTGTACGTTGAGTTTGAAACTGTGGAGGTTCAAAACGATATAGACATACATGACGATAAAGCTGCAGTGGACGAAGGAATGAATAGTGACAGCGAAGAGGACTTCGAAGCCACTTATGAGGCCGGCGACGAAGATGAGGATGGTGACGTGGGAGTTGAGGCAGCAGCAGAGAATGTAGTGGTTTATCCGTCTAGCAGTCAACCGATGGACGTTCCACCTTTTATGCGTGAGTTGGATCTCGAGGCCATGCATGCCCCCGAGTTTCCGGAATATGCAAACATAG GCATCGCTGATCCTGAGGACGGAGAGTTCCGGATTGGAATGGAATACAGTAGTAGAAAGTCGGTCGTCGCAGCAATTAGAAATTTCACTATATCTAAAGGAGTTGACTATGAGGTCTATGAGTCTGAGCCACGGACGTTCTATGCAAAATGCAAGATGTACGGGCATGGATGTGACTGGCTTATCCGAGCTAGCTTGATACGGAAAAAAGGTTGTTGGAAGATACGAAGATACAATGGTAGGCACACGTGCACGATCGGAACGATTTCACAAGATCATTCCAAGCTGGACTCAGATACAGTTGCTGATGCTATAAGGCCATTGGTCGAGACGGACCCGTCCATCAAGGTGAAATCTATAATTGCGGAAGTCCAGTCATGGTTCAACTATACCATTAGTTACCAAAAGgtttggttggcaaagcagaagTCCATAGCCAATGTTTTCGGTGGTTGGGAGGATTCTTACcaagccttgccatggtggctCTCAGTCATGGTGCAGAAGATGCCTGGTTCAGTTGTCCAAATAGAAACACGACCACTGTACAGCGGGAATGAGGAGGCGCAAGGTGTAAAAATACTTCATCGTGTATTTTGGAGTTTCAATCCATGCATTAGGGCATTCAGGCATGGCAAGCCCCTGGTTCAGGTTGACGGCACACACCTATACGGAAAATACAAAGGTACACTTCTAGTTGCTGTTGCACAAGATGGGAACCAGAACATTGTGCCTATCGCCTTTGCCTTGGTGGAAGGGGAGACAGCTGATGCGTGGCACTTCTTTCTCAGGAATCTGCGAATGTATGTTGTTAGAAAAGACGGCGTGGGTATGATCTCAGATCGACATGAGTCAATAAGGGCAGCAGTAAATCGTTCCGGTGACGACTGGCAACCTCCGAGAGCATGGTGGATGTTTTGTATAAGACACATCGGCAGTAACTTCTTAAGGGCATTCAAAGTCCCTCACTTGCAGAAGCTTGTTGTCAACATAGGGTATTTAAGAACGGTGGAGGTACAATATCAACTATAA